The genomic segment atgatatttaattgaaactgTTACTatgttgtaatatatacataatgctTGATGTAATGTaagaaaatctaatttaaaaaagagaaaattattacatataatgcaagtgtatattttcaatcaaatatattcGAATTTAATCGTATAATTAGATGATTACAAGACACAAAAATGATCATAGAAAACATTCAATGTCATACTTGTTATTATCAGCACGTAAAGAATAAATCGTGCATTGATATAATCCTTACGAAAGGTTATCAAGGTAATAATACTTGcaaggaataaaatataagagaattGGATTATTTACATCAATGAACTTTAACAAGAAATGTATGCGCATTTCAATCGAATGACTTGTCGGAAAACTTAAAGCAATCGTCTTTATTAGACATGCATATATACGCTCGGTACAACAAAAACATCACAGAGAAATTAagtattatgataattaatacaaaaatacatagaaaattatttaaaaaaattaaagcaaattaataaaaaataaaaaaaaatcattggtCGAAATCATTGCATTTGATTTAAAGCAAAGtatcaataaaagttttaaaattttaaaaattttcaaatttgtgcttaaaaattaatcagaaattaatagaattcaATAAggaagtaatttttaatattttaaaaaatattttttttatctttatgcaacaaataactaaaaatttttaaaccaaatatttatttaaaagatcaatatataaaacttctcAAGTTCGCgggatatattaaaaacttaagtCACTcaagatatatgtaattactCAAGAGGAAATTCCAATGAAAGtgaattaataatcatttaaacCAAGTAGCTGAATCATACGTACATTCCAAATACTCACACAGTGGACGTTTAAATCAATTCCAGTCATTCAAATTATACGCATTAcaactaaaataataacaattcatataatatacaattttatattactgatATGATATGTATGCAGATATGAAagctatattttaatctttgatattttaaggTAGGCAGTGAGGTAAATAAGGAAGATAGAGAAAGCAATGTACTGTTTTGTTTATCAATGTTATTCTATATTGGCACTGTACAATTTAGGAGTTTTTATGTACGATTGAAaggaaaacgaaaaaaatccTTAATACTTGGTTAAATTAATAACcggttattaataaaacaagtaACATACATTATACTGAGCTAGTTAGAGCCGGTTATTGATATTGAGTAGGCGAtatgaataaagatatttttttctttagaatatataagttGAATACAAGgtgaataatatgaaataaataatataaaataagcatatacatatacatgagTGTCCTTCAGTAATGTATCTATGCATCGtatctatacatttatatattgtatttatcatCTAAAAATTGTGATCAATTTATTCGTCGGTTGATTATTCTTAAGTATTTTTCAACTAaactttttcaaaactttttaacaCAACACAGAATTTTACACTTGTCAATTAAATTCGTGAAAATATCTTAACACGGACATCTACTCTACAcggtaaaaaaacattttgtctttttgttgaaattttcttgtgtagacatttttgtgttaaatttttaacatactcttacgttaataattttatgtttataacatactgtcgttatgttattttaacttttttgcattgagttaatattcactgtttctaagagttaaaacaacacaattaacaagtaaatcttactaattcacatttttgtgttaattttttacatattatttgtgttatttgtttacatatttgtcttctgttaaattaacattaaaattaaagtagataaattgggacacgagaaatgtattaaatttaacacaaaattttttaccgtgtatatTCTTGGTATCACTGCTATAATTGTTTTCTCCAGttgtaggaaaaaaaaactcgaataAATGTGTTCTGTCTGTCTGAGAATCGCGGCCGGATAACGCACGTGGTCAAACCACATCGTCACTTTGCGACCGCGGAGCAACTTCTCCTCCACGGGGATGATTGTAAAAGTGTGGATTCGTGCGCGGAAGCGGCGGATGGGGAAGGTGCGTAACCTACGACACGCTCACGAAGGTGTTACATGGGTATAAGAGACGATATAAGGCCCCTGCAATGACGGTGCGGCCTCAGTTTGTCGATAGGTGTCTCACGGAGATATCGCCCGCTTCCGTTGGTTCTCATACCAccatttatttgtttcttttcgaGTGTATTACTCGCAATTATCGCTCGTGATTACAACTAGTTCGCGAATTCGGCGCCGGGTCTGCGTGTCTTCGACTCATATAGACGCATCTTTTTCCATATCAGCAGGATTTCATAACGATAAAAGTACACGGAGAATAGCAAACAGTGAGTATTACGTGTAACTTCATGTGTTCCGCGTAAATCGCTGTCATTATCGCCGGGTATTTGAATACTTATCTATAAGTTATCTATGAGTAAGCATATTCAATTGATATGCTtagaattaaagaatattgcaCATGCGATAACAATAATGCCTGCTACTGCATCTggattcatataaaaaattttatacagaaagatatatagcaaattttttcctttttcacattctaaagtaaattatattcttttaagcgattatactttttaaatattataaagaaaaatctctAAATGTAATGGCACCGGAAAacattaattctattaattgtaCTACATCCTTCACACGTATTCTTATgactagaaatatttatttattataatattaatttatttacaaataatacttCGTTGGATTTgcttgttaaaatattaatacaatatgaGAAAAtgcattaacaaataaatacgcATACATTAATACATTGCGTCATGTGGGAAATTACCTATCAAATCATCatcaattataatgtaattgtatACATGCACAGTGAATTGTACtcgagaatatattattaatatattgaatgcCGACAGTCATCCGAGAATTACTCCTGTGACAGATATGACCGACTTTGATGTGtttcattcatttatttttgttttaagtcctattagaaaaaaaatagcttatataaaaagaaaatcatttaattatgaGTAATTCAttcaaatggaaaaatatttctcaattaaattaaatgttaaaactcTCTTTTattcatctaaaaaaaaattaataaatatttataatgtatttgatttttatcgcgtaaaatatatcaattaattatctgttaaaatatctctcaatgaaatttcaataatttcatatgccatagacaaaataaatttttcgttaTACAAATTGTAAATGGAAGAAACTTCAATAATTCATTAGTAGTAATATTAGCTCagagttattaatattgttaatattattgttcagtgtttattattttacataattatcaaagaaaaacatatacatgtttgtgtatgtgtgtataattaataaacagaaCACTAATTTATAAGACAAATAATGaatctttaaaatagaaacaaatttctgaaaaaataatgtaaaagttaataaattattgattagataaattaaatattttaatttaccgaTCAATAATtacagattaattatttaaatcattttttattgcgGAAAATGCAGCATTGTCCGTGTAAAGACTTGATACTTCAAATTTTCTcagaaaacatatttatttttatttttgtttgatttaataatattattatatctaataatagttataatttcaacaaattatttaataaatctttaaattctcgtaataattttatatctctctcgatattaaaataagtacgtttggcatttaaatattttatcttgacAGAAATCGCGAATACATAATTAAGTGTAAACTAATGGTCacttagaattataattaatgtcatagaaattatctttctatatatctttctttatagCTACCATCCTCCTTCtaaatcaaaatttgcaataataataggaTCTATAAATAACGTATAAAACATGTTTCTATgtctacttttaaaatatcttgttcAATGgctagatattaattattaaatcaacaaaatgtattactgaattaatataaaatttcttaagaaTCAatcaattactttaattagatactttatatatttaaaatcgtaTGCATAacttgcaattatttattttgtaacaaCATGTTTCACAATTATCATATATGTGTACCATATATGTATGGATTATTATGTATAGTATTTTAATCTAgtcaagtatatatttaatttgaacaaATGTActtccttattttttttaaagaatagaaatagaaaCCTGTTATCCGTCTAGAAAacttaaagtatttttaatatatttaacatttatgcgtgtgaaataaatttccatattataaaaacattctttagaataaatatgtaaattccTTTAgctatatatcattatattccGTCTGTTATTATacgttgaaataataattgatttaataactATCACTACATATAGCATCATAATGATCTAGAAAAGATTGTAACCAACGGAACTATCAATCGTCCTTCATAAATTTTCCGatcgttttgtttttttttttctccaatacATATACCACACTTAAGAaactatttttcttcattccCTAAGAGGCGAGCGAATTCCTTTAGTCGGACATAAAAACGTGTAACGAAAAGAAGGTTAAGATGAGAGACGTGCTTCACACATAGGCATAtgcaatgtaatattattggaGAGGTATATCTTAATGGAGTAAAAAACGTCACGGTACACTTTCGTTACAAGATAAGTGCGGCAAAATACATCTGACTCGTCAAACAAGTGCCACTTAAAAAAATCGCGACGATTCAAATTGCATCACGAGGCAAGCGTGGAACATTACTGTTTACATTGCAAATCCGTTTtcccatatttttttcttgtattctCGTTGAAGTACGCGTAACAATTATCATTCAAGAAAACGCACAAAGAagcaatttgaattttatgagATCAGAGTCCGCGCATGTGATCGCGCGAAGGTAAACTCTTGGGATATGAATGGGGAAGAAATCTCAGAAATGTGTGCGCGTATAAAAGAGGATGTTGCTATATCGAAGAGGATAATCATGTCGTGGAATTTCCACGACATGATTATCACGTTGCATTTTCAACTTGATTTACGATCGTGCCTCGAAGCAAATGTGTTTGCAAATTCTATTACGTGTTCCACCGTCAAGAGATAGATTTGGCAAACGGTTTCAGAATAATTGCCCAGAAAATTAGCCGTAACATTTAGACCGATCACGAGAAGCCTTTCCGAGGTGTTTTGCCAATCAAATTATTTGCGAGTGAGTTAACGATAGCAATAGTATCGTTTCTTACtacttcttacaattagtgatTTGGTATACATCACGATCACTTATGCAACATAAGAGCAACCTATAATCAAGGAAGTTTGTTAATATTACAGAAGAAAGTATCGAAAAAAGTGAGATAGAATTGTACGGGTTGCAAAATCTGAATGTCACTCtacgtacatatacatgtaacatgttacctatttttttttttacacaaaattgtATTACCGAGATGTACAACTAACGCACAACATGCGTTAACGTGCGTCATAGCAATTAGACTATGAGTTTGTATAATCATATCGTAGGATGTTATTATACAAACTTATAGTCTAATTGCTTTGGCGCACGTCAATGgtaatacaattttgtataaaaaaaagaaaaaaaaaaaaaaaaaaataggtaacatgttacatgtatatgtacgtacatGTAGGTAATATTTTCGAACACAGAGATATATTCCCTCGAATATGCCGGAGATCCTGGCCATAAATAAGCGTCTTTTTGTCGCCCGATGATGTAAATTAAACGTCGACGCCTATGATTAGGTATTGCGCATCTGTAAAAACATTCGTTTGGCATTAACCGCAACAGTCGCTGCAGGTGCAAGCGGTCGAGACACGGCGGAGCGGAGGAGCAAACAGGATTACGAGACGAGTATCGTGTGACTATGAATCCAGGACGCATGCGAGGGACCGCATTTTTTCGCGGCGAGAACGAGTTCTTTAGCATACAGTCTTTAGTGAAGCGCGGCTTAACTTTTCCTTTCCGCAGCGAATGCGCGGATTGCAAAATCCCGCGAGTAAGTCGCGACGCCGAGCCGCGCCGGTCGCCGCACACGTTGTCATTTTTCGCAGATAATGAGTTTCGTTTTCGTGACAGTCGAATCGCGAAATCTCGAGGTAGGACGCGGAGAAGGCcgctcgattttttttttcctctgaaAAAATCCAGAACTTCTAAATCCGGGAGAGAAGGACATTGTCGGAATTAATGGAGCGATTGAGAACGGACGGTACGTCAAGTTGTTTCAAAACAAATCGCATTGACGAGGAAAACTGGATCGACAGGTTCCGCAACAAATCCATTCGCGAATGcgcaatttatatacgtaCCGTTAAATTAGTAGGTCATTAAAAAATCGACTTTTAATTCAATAGAGCGATCATCGTTGTGTATTTGATAACTTCCGCACCCTACAAAACTTTCTAGATGCTGTTACAAAAGTAAAGTCACAAAAGCATAACATAAACTATTTTTCGTAATGTACAGCAAGTTTTTACTTTATAGTTATCCatcgtttgaaaaaaaaaatatatttcttattcttatttcattatacgtaattgaaaaaaaatatcttcttatTGAAATCTGACTTTTTGTTACAAAGAAATATCGAAGAAAGTTATCATTTACCGCGAATTTTCAAGGTAGCAGGTTTATGTACCTAAATttccaattaaattcaatttaatccagataaaattaattaaaaaaaagaaattcttctttatgttatttttttattttcaacagcTAATTGCTTAAAACTTATTGGCATTTTCGTCGAAGAGATATCTATTACGCTTGTTTAAAGAATCtgtaattagtaaaatatttatttgtgatgTATCTTGAAGAATactattaaattgtaaatgaaATGCTTGTCATAATGTTGCGCGCcactatgtaaaaatataattttagccAGTTTCTttattgtagaaataaaaaaatcaaatattgacACGTATTTTTATTGCGTCGAAAGTGTCTTTGCAGAACAATTTAATGGGATAAAATCATTTGTAATCACAGATCAGTTTCCGCAAAATACTCTATAATGTTAATGAGATGGATAActctataattaaatgcaattatgCTGTAATTACTTTGTAACATTATACTACAAGATACTAGTCATCGAAATATTAAAGTCCAAAGCATGAAGTGCACTTTGCAATATCTGCTCTTTTTAATCGCATAACGTATAGGATAATGTTTAACGATTTCAGTACaaatctcatatttttttcgtatacttttttcaatataatgttagtttaaaatttcttcCACGTACAAAAGTGACAAGtgtaatcataaaaatgtattaatcgCGGAAGTAAACGAGAGTCACGCTTTTCATGCgagttacaaataattttggctGACGGAATTAAAAGAGTCACGTTTCGcaaaatcttctttttttgatcaccatgataatttataaaaagactcacataaaatgcaatattgctttgacagtatatttttaagaattaaagaaataaaattcacacTTCCTGCGGTAGATAAAGACTGCAACGCGAAGATGCGCTTTTTCGTGTGTTGTAAAACAACGTTGTAAAAAAACGTGATGAATATATAGTCGGTAAATTTCCAAGAAGTTTTAATCAGTGAAAGGATAAAGTTCTAATCTTTCATCACCGGAGAGTCACGATCCGTAAATCCTCGATCATTCGCGTCACCTGCACTGCAGATCGAGATCAAGTCGCGTGTCTTGCGATCTAACGAGGCCGAGGTCGAGAGTTCATCGAGGTGCAGAAACCATTCCGTTTGCTTTCATTGCGTACTTCGTGGTTTAtcaaggtaaaaaaaaaaacttaaaagtaAAAGTCGCGTGTAATACGCACGATATGtgttagataatatattttgaaatgctATTTTTTGCGTGTGgctaatatacataataaattttacttgcaatatatatttaaaatcaaaatgttaACTCTACCGattattaatcaatcaattttattattataaaaaaactgcCTTTCTCAAGTCAAGCTCTGATctctacttaaaaaaaatcttttttaatacttatttctcatattgtattatttgaatCTTGAATGAAAAATAGCTCTTTTGAAAACATtgtatacttaaatataatctcTCGTGTAATGTAAATAACCATAATCTTTCatgtaatttaaacaattcttattataaattttagtataaatGTGCATGTGTCATTCTTTGTGTAAAtccttatattaattactaaacTGTGTATTTATCACTAAAGTTGATAGCAATCAAATAAGATAAAGTaatcttttaaagtttttttatttagctaCGTCATAATCTCACGATAATAAACATTAGACCAGATAAgaacatttaattatgtaatgtaaaaaattattatgttagcTCTTGTTGTTAGTTCCTAGTTTTACaacaaatatgttatatatgcaCGTGTTTAAAACGTACACTTAAGCTATATTGCTCATTGTTcataacaaatatatcatttgtTATGAACAATGTATCATTAATACTTGAcagtcttattattttaagaatcttatatatacatataatatcaatagaGCGTGggttattaaattacatattaatattttttttactttcttttttgtttcctGCGCGAAACGATATCAGTTTCATAACAAGATTGAATTGCTAAATAGCTATGTAATCAAATGattcaaataatgatttaaataacacAATAGTGATGAAATACTTTACTTTTAGATGGCGCAGTTAATACGAACGATATACGATGGTTATCGGGACTTAATGGACAACAAGAGCGACCCGAGAGTCAATAATTGGTTCATGATGAGCAGCCCGTTTCCGACGTTAGCGATTTGCCTATTCTATGCCTATTTCGTTAAGATTTTGGGACCAAAGCTAATGGAAAATCGAAAGCCCTTTGATCTCAGAAGAGTGATGATATGGTACAATCTCTTTCAAGTAATATTTTCGACGTGGTTATTCAATGAAGTAAGTTGCTTGTATACACATTATCAAACGTGAAGGTAACTCATCGAGATATTCTGTGTCTTCAATTTTGTCTTTCTACAGAGCTTGGTTTCCGGCTGGGGTGGACACTATTCCTTCAAGTGTCAGCCGGTCGACTACTCGAACAATCCAATCGCATTGCGAATGGCAATTGGTTGCTGGTGGTACTACATTTCCAAGTTCATCGAATTCACAGACACGATCTTCTTTGTATTGAGGAAGAAGAATGATCACATTAGCACTCTCCATGTTATTCATCACGGCTGTATGCCTATGTCCGTTTGGTTCGGAGTTAAGTTTAGCCCCGGTAAGTGCTCGatatctttcattattttatttacataacgCGATTGCGGTTATCTTGAAACTCAAGTGCgtggaattttattactatcgATACAAGAAAAGTcagtctattttttttaagtactttAATTGACTTcgtaaaatagatcttttaatctaatatctatcaatattttttttaggcGGTCACAGCACCTTCTTTGGTTTCCTGAATACTTTTGTACATATCGTAATGTATTCGTATTATCTCCTGGCGGCCCTCGGCCCGCAAATACAGCCGTATCTATGGTGGAAGAAATATCTGACGACCCTGCAGATGGTCCAGTTTATTCTCGTGATGGTCCACGCATTCCAACTGCTCTTCATTGAGTGCAACTACCCGAAGGCCTTCGTTTGGTGGATCGGTATGCATGCCGTGatgtttttcttccttttccgCGGCTTCTACCAGGAAGCGTACAAGAAGAAGGATCTGAAAGCCGCATCTGGCAAGCGAAAGGTCGTCAAAGACGATAAGGAACATAATACGCAGAGTGTTCAGGACGACAGCAAGGAAAACGAAAACGGCGTGATATATGCAAACCAATATAAAATGGCTACCGGCTACATCTCAGACAGCGGCTTGAGAAACCGCGTGTTCATCGACAACCGAGGTTTTGATGAATGACGACAAGCCGACGTTTAAAATACGTTGACTTCAATTGAACGTCAAATGTACATTTAGCTGCGAATCATCGTATCATAAAATGCTCTGCCATGTTGCATCCATGTTGCATCCAGTCGTTATCTTTTGGCGGCATgatcaaatatgaaaaaagtcAAGATTCAGAAACCAGATTCAAAAGAAATATccaaagaaatgaaaaagaaaaaagaagagcgCGTTGAACGTCTTTCTGTAATTTCTAAAAGTCTGAACTTGATATCATTCTCTCTAGGTTTCGAGGCGgagtttcttatacatgtatagagaaatatttcgaatttCCTGTGTTATATGAATGTTTATGCATGAATGCCTATGTTTGTATGTGTGCGTTAATGTATTGCGAGAGATAGAAACAGACTGGATAAGTTATTAACGAAATTGCCAAGATTAACAGAATATTGTTTTCGTTGGATAGTGAATCAAAGCGctgaatcgatttttttatataaattatttttttataaattattcctttCTTCAAAGAGCATTCTAAATTTCTTGACggttatacaattatatttattttttgacatttcaaAACCATTTTCAGTCTGTATCAGATCTGTGATGAATTTTAATgcaagttaataaaaaatattaataatagacgAAATATCTTTTGACAAAGAGCTttcactaattaattattttactattttaattttaactaataaaaaccaaattatttttatttatactgcTAGATCAATTACGAAATATAGTAATTACAtcactaaataaatatatataagatatatttcatCACATATATGCTGCATATTTCTCCAATGTGTTATGAAAAatgacttttatattaaacttcttttataagataaaaattaatcaaacaattggtttacatttttcaaaaatatatacattatacaatataatatacactcTACCgcgtatttttattacaaataaagaaaccttgttttgtacatacatacatgttatGTATAACATAAGTAAATGATTTCTTTGGCAAATTCAtttcaaaagtatataaacGCTAAATATGACATAAAACCTTGATTTGTTCTTTTTTCCATCGAAAgacagtttattataaataattttattaattttggattataaataagaaaatatctgtacgtatttacaatatattgtatttccgacaaatatatttattaatattttaaagcaattaaACTGTAcgatttgttatttaaaaatatcttattatctttatgTGCACgcaaattctattataatatttttcaaaattatttattttgtatacctctataagaaatgtaaaaaaatacttagtTTGAAActttcgaaatttttctcttttttttgcataaatgaatagtaaaaaaaagaaaaaataatatacaattatacacatattaattgaaaaaataatatatatttaatttttttaagttatatttttttattgcaaatttattctaatacggcttaatcaaatttaattttaatataatctgtGAAAAATAACACGCACCTTATATGCGCCATGTACATTTAATGCAAGAACTATTTAGCTAATATTTTgtttggaaataaaatactacTGTTGATATTTCTACAGAGATTTTCTTTCGACCACCTGTAGATGGAGTCGATACACAATTGAGAGATATTACAGAGctaaagattaaaagaaatatatatagtcggtaacattattttaactttaatatttttgtgaaaattatttcattttaaaagcaaaaatagaaaatttctttaatcaacaattattagagatatattttttcgcgtAGGACAAcagcttttaaaaaataaatcttaaactCTGATATAATCTCTAtatcatgtaatatttaactttcaCTGTACTTATTACTTCAAATTTTAGGaaaacttaa from the Anoplolepis gracilipes chromosome 11, ASM4749672v1, whole genome shotgun sequence genome contains:
- the LOC140671056 gene encoding very long chain fatty acid elongase AAEL008004 gives rise to the protein MAQLIRTIYDGYRDLMDNKSDPRVNNWFMMSSPFPTLAICLFYAYFVKILGPKLMENRKPFDLRRVMIWYNLFQVIFSTWLFNESLVSGWGGHYSFKCQPVDYSNNPIALRMAIGCWWYYISKFIEFTDTIFFVLRKKNDHISTLHVIHHGCMPMSVWFGVKFSPGGHSTFFGFLNTFVHIVMYSYYLLAALGPQIQPYLWWKKYLTTLQMVQFILVMVHAFQLLFIECNYPKAFVWWIGMHAVMFFFLFRGFYQEAYKKKDLKAASGKRKVVKDDKEHNTQSVQDDSKENENGVIYANQYKMATGYISDSGLRNRVFIDNRGFDE